A section of the Bradyrhizobium oligotrophicum S58 genome encodes:
- a CDS encoding ABC transporter permease, which produces MLDRVPDEPPHAVGGADTKPVRFRGGGFTPAASRWAGVLALAAALGFWQLIGSLGLVNPLFLPTPLGISRALYRLAESGALWQHVSASLLRILSGWALGTASGIVAGFAIGLWRIARSIGITFVSALFPIPKIAVLPLLILWLGIGEQPKIATIALGVFFSTTISVYSGVDAVPRNLIRMAQSFDVPFPLIVRRVIWPGALPSILAGFRITASVALMLVVSAEMIGAETGIGTFVLQAGNLMQTDQLMAGILVLSLFGLAVGRLISMLEARLLHWR; this is translated from the coding sequence ATGCTTGATCGTGTGCCCGATGAACCGCCACACGCAGTTGGCGGCGCCGACACGAAGCCGGTGCGTTTTCGTGGCGGCGGCTTCACGCCAGCGGCGAGCCGCTGGGCGGGCGTGCTCGCACTGGCCGCGGCGCTCGGATTTTGGCAATTGATCGGCAGCCTCGGGCTGGTGAATCCGCTGTTCCTGCCGACGCCGCTCGGCATCTCGCGCGCGCTCTATCGGCTCGCCGAGAGCGGCGCGTTGTGGCAGCACGTCTCGGCCTCGCTGCTGCGCATCCTCTCCGGATGGGCGCTCGGCACCGCCTCGGGCATCGTCGCAGGCTTCGCGATCGGACTGTGGCGCATCGCGCGCAGCATCGGCATCACCTTCGTCTCGGCGCTGTTTCCGATTCCGAAGATCGCGGTGCTGCCGCTGCTGATCCTGTGGCTCGGCATCGGCGAGCAGCCGAAGATCGCGACGATCGCGCTCGGCGTGTTCTTCTCGACGACGATCTCGGTCTATAGCGGCGTCGATGCGGTGCCGCGCAACCTGATCCGGATGGCGCAGAGTTTCGACGTGCCGTTCCCGCTCATCGTGCGCCGCGTGATCTGGCCCGGCGCGCTGCCGTCGATCCTCGCCGGCTTTCGCATCACCGCCTCGGTGGCGCTGATGCTGGTGGTCTCGGCCGAGATGATCGGCGCCGAGACCGGCATTGGCACCTTCGTGCTGCAGGCCGGAAACCTGATGCAGACGGATCAGCTGATGGCCGGGATCCTGGTGCTGTCGCTGTTCGGCCTCGCCGTTGGCCGGCTGATCAGCATGCTCGAAGCGCGCCTGCTGCACTGGCGCTGA
- a CDS encoding ABC transporter ATP-binding protein — translation MDLIAENISHRFDTLDVLDDVSFTVGAGEVVAIVGPSGCGKSTLLSILGGLLQPTTGQALLRGAPPSGSLNPLTFVFQDFALLPWASVEDNVAFPLLHTSLSAPQRTAAVDDALRRTRLTDFRSVFPKQLSGGMRQRVGIARALAVRPAILLMDEPLSALDSQTRELLMEDFVDLLADGSMGAVYVTHNLEEAVRLADRIVVLSRRPGRIRKLVSVPAARRDRGNVDIRAQLLDLQNELWALIRTEAIDAEREVQHA, via the coding sequence ATGGACCTGATCGCCGAGAACATCAGTCATCGCTTCGACACGCTCGATGTGCTCGACGACGTCTCTTTCACGGTCGGTGCCGGCGAAGTCGTCGCCATCGTCGGCCCGTCCGGGTGCGGCAAGAGCACGCTGCTGTCGATCCTCGGCGGGCTGCTGCAACCGACGACTGGGCAAGCACTGCTGCGCGGGGCACCTCCGTCCGGCAGCCTCAATCCGCTGACCTTCGTGTTCCAGGACTTCGCGTTGTTGCCCTGGGCGAGCGTCGAGGACAATGTCGCATTTCCGCTGCTTCATACATCCTTGTCCGCCCCGCAGCGGACCGCTGCCGTCGATGACGCGTTGCGCCGGACGCGCCTGACCGATTTTCGCAGTGTCTTTCCCAAGCAATTGTCCGGCGGCATGCGCCAGCGCGTCGGCATCGCACGTGCCCTCGCGGTGCGCCCTGCAATCCTGCTGATGGATGAGCCGCTGTCGGCACTGGATTCGCAGACCCGCGAGCTCCTGATGGAGGACTTCGTCGACCTGCTTGCCGACGGCAGCATGGGCGCGGTCTACGTCACGCATAACCTAGAGGAGGCTGTGCGCCTCGCCGACCGCATCGTCGTGCTGTCGCGCCGCCCCGGCCGCATCCGGAAGCTCGTCAGCGTCCCCGCGGCGCGGCGCGATCGCGGCAATGTCGATATCCGCGCGCAACTGTTGGATCTGCAGAACGAACTGTGGGCGCTGATCCGGACCGAGGCGATCGATGCCGAGCGCGAGGTTCAGCATGCTTGA
- a CDS encoding ABC transporter substrate-binding protein, with protein sequence MFRYVNLVLAALLSLASISAAQADDAKLRIGVLRLSSSAPVFIAQDKGYFREAGLDIELKFFDAAQPIAVATATGDVDVGVTAFTAGLYNLAGKGALKIIAGMSRDRPGFPLIGYFASNKAYEAGLKTPKDIAGKRVAMTQVGSSFHYSVGLLADKYGFKLSDVKIVPLQSMSNMSAAIKGEAVDAALMPVSVARKLMEEGSVKHLGWVGDETPWQVTGVFAGPKTLANTAVVTRLLASLQRAEREYHDVVLASVKDGNAAIDEKTKPLLEIIGKYTNLPVEQVVGNCAYIDPDGKLDVKNIDSQIKWLQAQGFADPGYDAAAIIAKDYVKPD encoded by the coding sequence ATGTTCCGGTACGTAAACCTGGTCCTGGCGGCCTTGTTGTCCCTCGCGTCGATCAGCGCTGCCCAGGCCGACGATGCCAAGCTGCGGATCGGTGTCCTCAGGCTGTCATCGTCCGCACCGGTCTTCATCGCGCAGGACAAGGGCTATTTCCGCGAGGCCGGGCTCGACATCGAGCTGAAGTTCTTCGACGCGGCGCAACCGATCGCGGTGGCGACCGCGACGGGAGACGTCGATGTCGGCGTCACCGCGTTCACGGCCGGCCTGTATAATCTCGCCGGCAAGGGAGCCTTGAAGATCATCGCAGGCATGAGCCGCGACCGGCCCGGCTTTCCCTTGATCGGCTATTTCGCCAGCAACAAGGCCTATGAGGCGGGTCTCAAGACGCCGAAGGACATCGCCGGCAAGCGCGTAGCGATGACGCAGGTGGGTTCGAGCTTTCACTACTCGGTGGGCCTGCTCGCCGACAAATACGGCTTCAAGCTTTCCGACGTGAAGATCGTCCCGCTGCAGTCGATGTCCAACATGTCGGCGGCAATCAAGGGTGAGGCCGTCGATGCCGCGCTGATGCCGGTCTCCGTCGCGCGCAAGCTGATGGAGGAGGGCTCCGTCAAGCACCTCGGCTGGGTCGGCGACGAGACGCCGTGGCAGGTGACCGGCGTCTTCGCGGGGCCGAAGACGCTGGCCAACACCGCTGTCGTGACCAGGTTGCTGGCGTCTCTTCAACGCGCCGAGCGCGAGTATCACGACGTCGTGCTCGCCTCGGTGAAGGACGGCAATGCCGCCATTGATGAGAAGACGAAGCCGTTGCTCGAGATCATCGGCAAGTACACCAACCTGCCCGTCGAGCAGGTGGTCGGCAACTGCGCCTATATCGATCCCGACGGCAAGCTCGACGTGAAGAACATCGACAGCCAGATCAAATGGCTGCAGGCGCAGGGCTTTGCGGACCCGGGCTATGACGCCGCCGCAATCATCGCAAAGGACTATGTGAAGCCGGACTGA
- a CDS encoding alpha/beta hydrolase family protein has protein sequence MTEHQLRSLSIAIDGAGAVSALLIVPPQARACFVFAHGAGAGMTHAFMNHAAEALARRGIATLRFQFPYMEKGSKRPDPPALAQAAVRAAVAEAARLCPGLPLIAGGKSFGARMTSQAQSTAPLPGVVGLAFLGFPLHPAGKPSVARAEHLDAIRLPMLFLQGTRDKLAELELLEPVVQRLGRIATLHLIAQADHAFHVPARSGRNDQAVMDELTKAFASWVDALT, from the coding sequence ATGACCGAGCACCAGCTGCGCTCTCTCAGCATTGCAATCGACGGCGCGGGCGCCGTGTCCGCGCTGTTGATCGTCCCGCCACAGGCGCGCGCCTGCTTCGTGTTCGCCCACGGGGCTGGCGCCGGCATGACGCACGCGTTCATGAACCATGCGGCTGAAGCTCTCGCTCGACGCGGCATCGCAACACTGCGCTTTCAGTTTCCCTATATGGAGAAAGGCAGCAAGCGGCCCGATCCACCCGCGCTCGCGCAGGCCGCGGTGCGGGCTGCAGTGGCTGAGGCCGCGCGGCTCTGTCCAGGGCTGCCGCTGATCGCCGGCGGCAAATCGTTCGGCGCGCGGATGACCTCGCAGGCGCAAAGCACGGCGCCGCTGCCGGGCGTGGTCGGGCTGGCCTTCCTCGGCTTTCCGCTCCATCCCGCCGGCAAGCCGTCGGTGGCGCGCGCCGAGCATCTCGATGCGATCCGGCTGCCGATGCTGTTCCTGCAGGGCACGCGGGACAAGCTGGCGGAGCTGGAGCTGCTCGAGCCTGTCGTGCAACGGCTGGGACGAATCGCGACGTTGCATCTGATTGCGCAGGCCGATCATGCCTTCCACGTGCCCGCGCGCTCTGGCCGGAATGATCAGGCGGTCATGGACGAGCTGACGAAGGCTTTTGCGTCCTGGGTCGATGCCCTGACCTGA
- a CDS encoding methyl-accepting chemotaxis protein, with product MKLSSSLSWIGVRPRIFGGFALVLSFLVLLGGFAMSQVGHIGGTVDELVTSAAGDAGMSQVRAALLGANGAVEKFIRTWNIGDKDLATNAIETVSRLADQVEQRYGKLPAIAEGIAPVRAALASYRSAFSAAAEAVDRLRATTAKTDAHGATAGLDVAGIQVALANRTGTERLFQPLRLAAAVDGVRVSVMRYGTTLTTADAVDAKNALANAQAVVGSTESEIAPTGEAKLKMLVVALKEALTADASALEEVIKVAGDLRARQGDLAKASATIDAEVGRINQQLGAARAEQAAKTGVAVQETKQTVIVTAAGAVVLGAVLAWLIGASVSGPIRSMTDRMQSLAAGELEQPIPGGEQRDEIGRMARAVEVFRDNALTVRRMEQDAAAQREATEAERARMMADLAGRFEQGMQGVITGVGGRATDMGQSAKELARVAERGRGLAEAVASRAEQASVNVQTVASATQELAASIREISGQVQRSVTVSNRATHETQRTSELINGLSSAAERIGTIVQLIQAIASQTNLLALNATIEAARAGDAGRGFAIVASEVKNLASQTAQATEQISSQIATIQSATEETVGAIAQFGTTVKEIAEISNAIAAAVEQQGAATSEIARNVEQAASGTAAVTQEIGDVRAVAGQTDAGAEAALTAAAELQQQAASLKSNVDDFLQTIRTAA from the coding sequence GTGAAACTGTCATCTTCACTCTCGTGGATCGGCGTCCGGCCGCGCATTTTCGGTGGCTTCGCCCTGGTCCTGTCCTTCCTCGTGCTGCTCGGCGGCTTTGCCATGAGTCAGGTCGGGCATATCGGCGGCACGGTGGACGAACTCGTCACCAGCGCAGCTGGAGATGCCGGCATGTCGCAGGTGCGCGCGGCACTGCTCGGCGCCAATGGTGCGGTGGAGAAGTTCATCCGGACCTGGAACATCGGCGACAAGGATCTTGCGACCAATGCAATCGAAACCGTCAGCCGGCTCGCTGATCAGGTTGAGCAGCGCTATGGCAAGCTGCCGGCCATTGCCGAGGGCATCGCGCCCGTCCGTGCTGCATTGGCCAGCTACCGGTCCGCGTTCTCTGCTGCGGCTGAAGCGGTCGACCGGCTGCGCGCTACTACGGCCAAAACCGATGCGCACGGCGCCACCGCCGGGCTCGACGTCGCCGGCATCCAGGTTGCGCTTGCCAATCGAACCGGCACGGAGCGTCTGTTCCAGCCGTTGCGCCTGGCCGCCGCAGTGGACGGGGTCCGAGTCTCGGTGATGCGCTATGGCACGACGCTGACGACCGCCGATGCGGTGGATGCCAAGAATGCCCTGGCCAATGCGCAGGCCGTGGTCGGCTCCACCGAAAGCGAAATCGCTCCGACCGGCGAGGCCAAGTTGAAGATGCTGGTCGTCGCTTTGAAGGAGGCGCTGACGGCTGATGCGTCCGCGCTCGAGGAGGTCATCAAGGTCGCGGGCGACCTGCGTGCCAGGCAAGGCGATCTCGCCAAGGCTAGCGCGACCATCGACGCAGAAGTCGGCCGCATCAACCAGCAGCTCGGCGCGGCGCGCGCAGAGCAGGCGGCGAAAACCGGCGTCGCAGTCCAGGAGACCAAGCAGACCGTCATCGTGACGGCGGCGGGCGCGGTCGTGCTCGGCGCCGTGCTGGCCTGGCTGATCGGTGCCAGCGTCTCGGGCCCGATCCGCAGCATGACGGATCGCATGCAGTCGCTGGCGGCCGGCGAACTGGAGCAGCCGATTCCCGGCGGCGAGCAGCGCGACGAGATCGGGCGGATGGCCCGCGCGGTCGAGGTGTTCCGCGACAATGCACTGACCGTCCGTCGCATGGAGCAGGACGCCGCGGCGCAGCGCGAGGCCACCGAAGCCGAGCGTGCCCGCATGATGGCCGATCTGGCCGGGCGATTCGAGCAGGGCATGCAGGGCGTGATCACCGGGGTCGGCGGGCGAGCCACCGACATGGGGCAGAGCGCCAAGGAGCTGGCGCGCGTTGCCGAACGTGGCCGCGGGCTTGCGGAAGCGGTGGCCAGCCGCGCCGAGCAGGCCTCGGTGAACGTGCAGACCGTGGCCTCGGCGACGCAGGAGCTCGCGGCCTCGATCCGCGAAATCTCCGGCCAGGTGCAGCGTTCGGTGACAGTGTCGAACCGCGCCACGCATGAGACCCAGCGCACCTCCGAGCTGATCAACGGGCTGTCCAGCGCAGCGGAGCGGATCGGCACCATCGTGCAGCTGATCCAGGCGATCGCGAGCCAGACCAACCTGCTGGCGCTGAACGCCACGATCGAGGCGGCGCGCGCCGGCGACGCCGGCAGAGGCTTTGCGATCGTCGCCAGCGAGGTGAAGAACCTGGCGTCGCAGACGGCGCAGGCGACCGAGCAGATCTCCAGCCAGATCGCGACCATCCAGAGCGCCACTGAGGAGACGGTGGGTGCGATCGCGCAGTTCGGCACGACGGTGAAGGAGATCGCCGAGATCTCCAACGCGATCGCCGCCGCGGTCGAGCAGCAGGGCGCCGCGACCAGCGAGATCGCCCGCAACGTCGAGCAGGCCGCCAGCGGCACCGCGGCGGTGACGCAGGAGATCGGCGATGTGCGCGCCGTTGCCGGCCAGACCGATGCCGGCGCCGAAGCGGCGCTGACAGCGGCGGCCGAGTTGCAACAGCAGGCGGCGTCGCTGAAGAGCAATGTCGACGACTTCCTGCAGACGATCCGGACCGCGGCCTGA
- a CDS encoding TRAP transporter substrate-binding protein has protein sequence MRKTIRELGIAVLTAVALLVPHHSAATPRMISVASGPELFREKLAEGHRFIVDGRSGNALGGEPIILAATRSGALDVAVLTGGVVGAVVPELSVFDIPFLFRDEAHAKAVMQGPIGKQIAAKFADKGLVLLALGKQGFRNLTNSKRPIRSPEDIRGLKIRVIPNETYKMAFKALGAEVIPMDFPLVYGALKDGRLDGEENPLTTISTSRFFEVQKYLTMSGHFFAPVAFVANRAMFEQLDPADQDALMAAAKAGAEATWQAQVDEAKLQELRAAGMEVVDKIDRQAFVDAVKTLDPEFEKRFGKELIAAIRSTR, from the coding sequence ATGAGGAAGACGATTCGTGAGCTTGGGATCGCCGTACTGACGGCGGTGGCACTGCTTGTGCCGCATCACAGCGCGGCGACGCCGCGGATGATCTCGGTGGCGTCCGGCCCCGAACTATTCCGCGAGAAGCTCGCGGAAGGTCACCGCTTCATTGTCGATGGGCGTTCGGGCAATGCGCTTGGCGGCGAGCCTATCATCCTTGCGGCGACCCGATCAGGGGCTCTGGACGTGGCGGTGCTGACCGGCGGCGTCGTCGGCGCGGTCGTTCCCGAACTGAGCGTGTTCGACATCCCGTTCCTGTTCCGCGACGAGGCGCATGCCAAGGCGGTGATGCAGGGTCCGATCGGCAAACAGATCGCCGCCAAATTCGCCGACAAGGGGCTGGTGCTGCTGGCGCTCGGCAAGCAGGGCTTCCGTAATCTCACCAATTCCAAGCGTCCGATCCGCAGCCCCGAGGATATCAGGGGCCTCAAGATCCGCGTCATTCCCAATGAGACCTATAAGATGGCATTCAAGGCGCTTGGTGCCGAAGTGATTCCGATGGACTTCCCGTTGGTCTATGGCGCCTTGAAGGACGGACGGCTGGACGGCGAGGAGAATCCGCTGACCACGATCTCGACCAGCCGCTTCTTCGAGGTCCAGAAATACCTGACCATGTCCGGTCATTTCTTCGCGCCGGTCGCATTCGTGGCCAATCGCGCGATGTTCGAGCAGCTCGATCCTGCCGATCAGGACGCGTTGATGGCGGCCGCCAAGGCCGGCGCCGAAGCGACGTGGCAGGCGCAGGTCGACGAGGCAAAGCTGCAGGAGCTGCGTGCCGCTGGAATGGAGGTCGTCGACAAGATCGATCGTCAGGCTTTCGTCGATGCGGTGAAGACGCTCGATCCCGAATTCGAAAAGCGGTTCGGCAAAGAGCTGATCGCCGCCATCCGGTCCACTCGCTAA
- a CDS encoding methyl-accepting chemotaxis protein → MSWIGVRPRIFGGFALILSFLVLLGGFAMSQVGHIGGTVDELVASAAGDAGMSQVRAALLGANGAVEKFIRTWSVGDKDAAGKAIDGVGELTDQVEKQSGQLKVIADGVGSVRSALAAYRASFAAAADAVDRLRAATGKTDALGAVAGINFGGIQVALANRAGAEPLLNPLRLASVVDAVRISVMRYTSTLSNGDADDARLTFVYAKLAVADTEAEMAGVEDAKLKALVAALKEALTADAAALEEVIKVAADLRAKQAELAKASAAIDVQVGRINQQLGTTRADQATKTGVAVQETERTVIVTSAGAVVLGAVLAWLIGGSVSGPIRGMTDRMQSLAAGELEQPIPGGEQRDEIGRMARAVEVFRDNALTVRRMEQDAAAQREATEAERARMMADLAGRFEQGMQGVITGVGGRATDMGQSAKELARVAERGRGLAEAVASRAEQASVNVQTVASATQELAASIREISGQVQRSVTVSNRATHETQRTSELINGLSSAAERIGTIVQLIQAIASQTNLLALNATIEAARAGDAGRGFAIVASEVKNLASQTAQATEQISSQIATIQSATEETVGAIAQFGTTVKEIAEISNAIAAAVEQQGAATSEIARNVEQAASGTAAVTQEIGDVRAVAGQTDAGAEAALTAAAELQQQAASLKSNVDDFLQTIRTAA, encoded by the coding sequence ATGTCGTGGATCGGTGTCCGCCCGCGGATCTTCGGCGGCTTTGCGCTGATCCTGAGCTTCCTCGTGCTGCTTGGCGGCTTTGCCATGAGCCAGGTGGGGCACATCGGCGGCACGGTGGACGAACTCGTCGCCAGCGCGGCCGGTGATGCCGGGATGTCGCAGGTCCGGGCCGCATTGCTCGGCGCCAATGGCGCGGTGGAGAAGTTCATCCGGACCTGGAGCGTCGGCGACAAGGATGCGGCGGGCAAGGCGATCGACGGCGTCGGCGAGCTCACCGATCAGGTCGAGAAGCAGTCCGGCCAGCTGAAGGTCATCGCTGACGGCGTCGGCTCGGTGCGTAGCGCGCTCGCGGCCTACCGCGCGTCGTTTGCCGCAGCTGCCGACGCTGTGGACCGGCTGCGCGCGGCGACCGGGAAGACCGACGCGTTGGGCGCGGTCGCCGGAATCAATTTTGGCGGCATCCAGGTCGCCCTGGCCAATCGCGCCGGTGCGGAGCCGCTGCTCAATCCGCTGCGCCTCGCAAGCGTCGTGGACGCAGTCCGCATCTCGGTGATGCGCTATACGAGCACCCTGTCGAACGGCGATGCCGACGACGCCAGGCTCACCTTCGTCTATGCAAAGCTTGCTGTGGCCGACACCGAAGCCGAGATGGCCGGTGTCGAGGACGCCAAGCTCAAGGCGCTCGTGGCAGCGCTCAAGGAAGCCCTGACGGCGGATGCGGCGGCGCTTGAAGAGGTGATTAAGGTCGCCGCTGACCTGCGCGCCAAGCAGGCCGAGCTCGCCAAGGCCAGCGCGGCGATCGACGTTCAGGTCGGCCGGATCAATCAGCAGCTCGGCACGACACGCGCCGACCAAGCTACGAAAACCGGCGTGGCAGTCCAGGAGACGGAGCGGACCGTCATCGTGACTTCGGCCGGCGCGGTCGTGCTCGGCGCGGTACTGGCCTGGCTGATCGGCGGTAGCGTCTCGGGCCCGATCCGCGGCATGACCGACCGCATGCAGTCGCTGGCGGCCGGCGAGCTGGAGCAGCCGATTCCCGGCGGCGAGCAGCGCGACGAGATCGGGCGGATGGCCCGCGCGGTCGAGGTGTTCCGCGACAATGCGCTGACCGTCCGCCGCATGGAGCAGGACGCCGCGGCGCAGCGCGAGGCCACCGAAGCCGAGCGTGCCCGCATGATGGCCGATCTGGCCGGGCGCTTCGAGCAGGGCATGCAGGGCGTGATCACCGGGGTCGGCGGGCGTGCCACCGATATGGGGCAGAGCGCCAAGGAGCTCGCACGCGTCGCCGAGCGCGGCCGCGGGCTTGCGGAAGCGGTCGCCAGCCGTGCCGAGCAGGCTTCGGTGAACGTGCAGACCGTGGCATCGGCGACCCAGGAGCTCGCGGCCTCGATCCGCGAAATCTCCGGCCAGGTGCAGCGTTCGGTGACGGTGTCGAACCGCGCCACGCATGAGACCCAGCGCACCTCCGAGCTGATCAACGGGCTGTCGAGCGCAGCCGAGCGGATCGGCACCATCGTGCAGCTGATCCAGGCGATTGCGAGCCAGACCAATCTGCTGGCTCTGAACGCGACGATCGAGGCGGCACGCGCGGGCGACGCCGGACGAGGCTTTGCGATCGTGGCCAGCGAGGTGAAGAACCTGGCGTCGCAGACGGCGCAGGCGACCGAGCAGATCTCGAGCCAGATCGCGACCATCCAGAGCGCCACCGAGGAGACGGTGGGGGCGATCGCGCAGTTCGGCACCACGGTGAAGGAGATTGCCGAGATCTCCAACGCCATCGCTGCTGCGGTCGAGCAGCAGGGTGCCGCGACCAGCGAGATCGCCCGCAACGTCGAGCAGGCGGCCAGCGGCACCGCGGCGGTGACGCAGGAGATCGGTGATGTGCGCGCCGTTGCCGGCCAGACCGATGCCGGCGCCGAAGCCGCGCTGACTGCGGCGGCCGAGTTGCAACAGCAGGCGGCGTCGCTGAAGAGCAATGTCGACGACTTCCTGCAGACGATCCGGACCGCGGCCTGA